A window of the Salvelinus alpinus chromosome 3, SLU_Salpinus.1, whole genome shotgun sequence genome harbors these coding sequences:
- the LOC139569660 gene encoding LOW QUALITY PROTEIN: uncharacterized protein (The sequence of the model RefSeq protein was modified relative to this genomic sequence to represent the inferred CDS: inserted 2 bases in 1 codon; substituted 1 base at 1 genomic stop codon) codes for MVACGVINPRECTCKNHLFSVLHRADSSSLDGANGQWRRLKMAPTERAVSLLVLRKLCMLLTVWYTCPLNVALLLNNAEVWHLTLIKCKSVGDKPAFXDSFTVQHLQRLTVXYTLWLSGQTHDIILGRDVGAPYYKEARLGIIHSSVLLGESNVKAYTIQTNIDSNESSLPQISKVKLPETSCIFVTFIY; via the exons ATGGTGGCCTGTGGTGTCATCAACCCCAGAGAGTGTACCTGTAAGAACCACCTGTTCTCTGTGCTGCACCGGGCAGACAGCTCCAGTTTAGATGGCGCCAATGGCCAATGGCGCAGactcaagatggcgccgacagagagggctgtctcgcttctagtccttaggaaactttgca tgcTCCTGACCGTCTGGTACACGTGCCCGCTCAACGTGGCCCTCCTGCTGAACAACGCAGAGGTGTGGCATCTCACACTGATCAAGTGCAAATCTGTAGGAGACAAGCCAGCCTTCTAGGACTCTTTCACAGTACAGCATCTGCAGAGGCTGACTGT ATACACCTTGTGGCTGTCTGGCCAGACACATGACATCATACTGGGGAGGGACGTGGGTGCACCTTACTACAAAGAGGCCAGGCTAGGGATCATCCACAGCTCAGTGCTGCTGGGAGAATCCAATGTGAAGGCCTATACCATTCAAACCAATATAGACAGCAATGAATcctcccttccccagatctctaaAGTCAAGCTACCAGAGACTTCCTGTATATTTGTAACTTTTATATACTAA